In one window of Candidatus Methylomirabilota bacterium DNA:
- a CDS encoding TraR/DksA C4-type zinc finger protein: protein MEDIKKKLEAELNRTVERIRHMGGTATSVQTMNALGDTSQLADEVDVIQINEDREMSFATRSLLVERANRLAEALERLRDGEYGVCQECREAIAPARLKAMPEVMTCVRCQDRLERMTRHMALVGAGVDEDEPEDD from the coding sequence GTGGAAGACATCAAGAAGAAGCTGGAAGCGGAACTGAACCGGACGGTCGAGCGCATCCGCCACATGGGCGGGACGGCCACGTCCGTGCAGACCATGAACGCGCTGGGCGACACGAGCCAGCTGGCCGACGAGGTCGACGTGATCCAGATCAACGAGGATCGCGAAATGAGCTTCGCCACGCGGAGCCTGCTCGTGGAGCGCGCCAACCGGCTGGCCGAGGCGCTCGAGCGGCTGCGGGACGGCGAGTACGGCGTCTGCCAGGAGTGCCGCGAGGCCATCGCGCCCGCCCGCCTCAAGGCCATGCCCGAGGTGATGACCTGCGTGCGCTGCCAGGACCGCCTCGAGCGGATGACGCGTCACATGGCGCTCGTCGGCGCGGGTGTTGACGAGGACGAGCCGGAGGACGACTAA
- a CDS encoding MFS transporter, translating to MAALNVTGKELRRVVIAASVGNIIEWYDFYIFGSLASILAVKFFDKTNPVAAFLSTVAIFSVGFLIRPLGAFVFGWLGDKVGRKYTFIVTLTGMGVSTAVIGMVPTYAQIGLSAAFILFGLRLIQGLCLGGEYGGAITYVAEHIEDKRRGYYTGWLQTSPTLGIVLSLAVIIGTRGYMGEAAFAEWGWRVPFIISLLLVAIAIYIRLTLAETPVFQDIKAKGQTTTNPWREAFLSKNFKYIVVASIVVLGQGCVWYSGQFWALFFLQKVKNVDVLSSSYIIGIALLIATPTLIFWGWLSDKVGRKPIILGGMALASITYYPLYTALGNYADPKVGINYPMSILIVVILVNYVGMTYGPIGAFLAEFFPGRIRYTSVSVPYHIGNGWGGGLVPIITTASYASAVQAGSSNPLLYALIYPIALPAVMFLLALFLMPETRKNSIWAEGSATLHQSSHRA from the coding sequence ATGGCGGCTCTTAACGTTACGGGCAAAGAGCTCCGTCGTGTCGTAATCGCCGCATCGGTGGGGAACATCATCGAGTGGTACGACTTCTACATCTTCGGCAGCCTGGCCTCGATCCTCGCGGTCAAGTTCTTCGACAAGACCAACCCGGTGGCGGCCTTCCTCAGCACGGTGGCCATCTTCTCGGTCGGCTTCCTGATCCGGCCGCTGGGGGCCTTCGTGTTCGGCTGGCTCGGCGACAAGGTGGGCCGGAAATACACCTTCATCGTCACGCTGACCGGCATGGGAGTGTCGACCGCGGTCATCGGCATGGTCCCCACCTATGCCCAGATCGGTCTCTCGGCGGCCTTCATCCTCTTCGGCCTCCGGCTGATCCAGGGCCTCTGCCTCGGCGGCGAGTACGGCGGCGCCATCACGTACGTGGCGGAGCACATCGAGGACAAAAGGCGCGGGTACTATACGGGCTGGCTCCAGACCTCACCCACGCTCGGCATCGTCCTATCGCTGGCTGTGATCATCGGCACGCGGGGCTACATGGGCGAGGCTGCCTTCGCCGAGTGGGGGTGGCGGGTGCCGTTCATCATCTCCCTCCTCCTCGTCGCGATCGCGATCTATATCCGCCTCACGCTCGCGGAGACTCCGGTCTTCCAGGACATCAAGGCGAAGGGGCAGACCACGACGAATCCCTGGCGCGAGGCCTTCCTCAGCAAGAACTTCAAGTACATCGTGGTCGCCAGCATCGTCGTGCTGGGGCAGGGATGCGTCTGGTACAGCGGCCAGTTCTGGGCGCTCTTCTTCCTCCAGAAGGTCAAGAACGTCGACGTGCTGTCTTCGAGCTACATCATCGGCATCGCGCTGCTGATCGCCACCCCGACCCTTATCTTCTGGGGCTGGCTCTCTGACAAGGTCGGGCGCAAGCCGATCATCCTGGGTGGCATGGCCCTGGCGTCCATCACGTACTACCCGCTCTACACCGCCCTCGGCAACTACGCCGATCCCAAGGTGGGCATCAACTACCCGATGTCGATCCTGATCGTCGTGATCCTGGTCAACTACGTCGGCATGACCTACGGCCCGATCGGGGCGTTCCTGGCCGAGTTCTTCCCGGGTCGCATCCGCTACACCTCGGTGTCGGTGCCCTATCACATCGGCAACGGCTGGGGCGGGGGTCTCGTCCCGATCATCACGACCGCGTCGTACGCGTCCGCGGTGCAAGCGGGTTCCAGCAATCCCCTGCTTTACGCGCTGATCTATCCCATCGCGCTTCCCGCGGTCATGTTCCTGCTCGCCCTGTTCCTGATGCCCGAGACACGGAAGAACAGCATCTGGGCGGAGGGGTCCGCGACCCTGCACCAGTCATCGCATAGGGCATAG